The sequence TAATGAAACCAACGGGACCGATTTTCGACCATCGCTAGATGGGTATTGGAGAGGAATAGCAGAGCATGGAGATTGGATAGTTAGCGCAGGACCCATTAGGCATAGGGGTGAGTTAGAATTCTGGTGGCTTCTTTCATTTTTGAGATGCCTCACTAGTATCAAATACTATTTTCGCTTTTCCCTAAACCGAACTAACCTCATGCACCCCCCAGTGCCTTGCCTGGGGTACGTCTTTCAGGAGGCACCCGGCGCTGCAGCTTTCGACGTATCGGAACATCTGGAACCTCTTGAAAGAAATGCAGAAGCGCTTGCTCAACAAGGAATACGACACCCTCGATCACTGCTAGGACAGCTCTTACGGACTCGAGAGAATATTGTTCTGCCCGATGGGACGGTGATAAGTCCACCCCCGTTGAATGTCCCCGGAAGGAAGTTGGTGATACTTGGTGATACTTGTGATCCATGGGCCATGAAAGACTTGTCCATGGGTGCCAGTTTACTGGTTCACGAGGCAACTAACGCATACATCCCACTCGAAGTTGATCCACGTGGCTCAGGAGGGAAAGAATCCGAAGAAAGCGTTAGGACGCGCGCCGTGCAGCGAGGCCATTCTACCCCGCATATGGCCGGCGAGTTTGCGCGAGCTATCGGGGCAAAACGATTGATACTGAACCATTTTGGCTCCAAGTAAGTGCGTTTCTACACAGTCAATTATCCATACAAAGCTGTCAATGCCTCTACTTTGGCATTTCGCCTTACTGTTTGCTTTCCCACTCGGTTATGTTTATTTGTATAATTGACTAAATTTTCAATTCCAGGTTCGCGCCTCCGGTTATGAATTCCGCTTCGCACATGCCAGTGGAAACTCCTGAGGCGGACAGGAAGTTACAGATAGTATTGGAAATTCAAAAGCAAGCTAGTGTCGCTTGGGGTGGCGGAGAAGTTACAGCGGCATATGATTTATTATCAATCGATGTATCTGGGCATGAACTAGACACCATATCTAATCAGTAAACCAAATAAGATTCTGTTACAAACAGTGATATACAATAAATGTGCGTGTGTCCCCACAGAGGGCGGCCCGTGTATAAATCCCCGCTCTATGCAGACAAACACACAACACAGCAGAAAATCCTAGACATTCGACACAATACCGAGCACAGAGCATAAAAGTCAACGATAGCAAACGGAACCGGATTCTGAGCCATCTCGATACCCAACACAGTTGCTGTGGCGCAGATCAGAAAGACGCATAGGGCAACAATTGGTCAGACCACTCTCGTGTGAACAATATATAATCAGCGGTCTTACTCCCTGAGCGTCCAGTGGCGAGATTCGAGGAAAGTCTTGGAGTCATGGGGCTCGGAAAATTCATTCCGGAATGAGGGCAGAGCAGTAGAAGGGTGATATCCTTGGTTGGTATGATTGGCTCCGATATACGTTGGCTGGCAAGGGTCTTCCTCGAATTGGCCCTTGTGATTGCCA comes from Rhizoctonia solani chromosome 4, complete sequence and encodes:
- a CDS encoding beta-lactamase superfamily protein — its product is MSSVANPSPQPNTKRLDIYGPHGLREFLRTILRITQASLSGKYAVHELLSDTDIPYLCETAGMHPNETNGTDFRPSLDGYWRGIAEHGDWIVSAGPIRHRVPCLGYVFQEAPGAAAFDVSEHLEPLERNAEALAQQGIRHPRSLLGQLLRTRENIVLPDGTVISPPPLNVPGRKLVILGDTCDPWAMKDLSMGASLLVHEATNAYIPLEVDPRGSGGKESEESVRTRAVQRGHSTPHMAGEFARAIGAKRLILNHFGSKFAPPVMNSASHMPVETPEADRKLQIVLEIQKQASVAWGGGEVTAAYDLLSIDVSGHELDTISNQ